One Epinephelus lanceolatus isolate andai-2023 chromosome 17, ASM4190304v1, whole genome shotgun sequence genomic window carries:
- the cdt1 gene encoding DNA replication factor Cdt1: MSQARVTDFFSQRKKGIAGPLKAAKQQSGAVIGRGSSGTSTNVASTRSRSSKNKGVAICSSSVHEEFVRVIDEAAGIHDGACNTSSTGKEFPSCPRTPKRTSAETEFDRGAAVFSATADHSTAKKRRQAEVVGDAKANVPEKATRRTARKKLVLPQDTPQAAVQLQPTEVTQQPTAPAAPVSTHTAENQPHSQSSSSPQRSQVTKKNTGGRANKALCKEDIAALKARLQRIKKHAEEITSAASPASASSTPPTGSASNKSTPSVPKTATSATSDAKALNFNIAQVKELAAKAQRRKEEREAEESKLSEAQTQDSTEQPAYQRYHTLAQAAPPGLSLPYQYKVLAEMFRSMDTVVAMLYNRCETATFSKIKQGVQDMMHKRFEESQISQIKTVFPEAYIFRQEKNIPTFNSSIKKGSYQLTVEPVIPSDQNEVRPALSASRLLERRRIFHLNLVSIVKQHHKVFLSSLVPPVSIPEDKLTRWHPRFNVDTVPGVSSSSLPQPPQTEKLATAQEVLDKARSLITPKMEKALVSLALKTEDKAAESKEPTSPSNPAVPQTSAPSAAPAAPIPTALKGVSQSLLDRIRAKEVQKLQAAMTRNPAQEDRLLMMSRLPELARILRNVFVAEKKPALIMEVACNRTVASFRSALSTGEMEKHIRLLAEVASDWLTIHPVRKDFYLKLNKNMELSIVLDKLSSRLREEERL; the protein is encoded by the exons atgtctCAGGCTCGAGTTACGGATTTCTTCTCCCAGAGAAAGAAAGGCATCGCCGGTCCTTTGAAAGCAGCCAAGCAGCAGAGCGGCGCTGTTATCGGCCGTGGCTCCTCTGGGACCAGCACAAATGTTGCCAGCACACGGTCAAGATCCTCGAAAAACAAAGGTGTTGCCATTTGTTCGTCCTCCGTACATGAAGAGTTTGTCCGAGTTATTGACGAAGCAGCGGGGATACACGACGGAGCGTGTAACACCAGTAGCACCGGGAAAGAGTTCCCCTCTTGTCCCCGGACACCGAAGAGGACTTCGGCCGAGACAGAGTTTGACCGCGGTGCAGCCGTGTTTTCAGCCACCGCCGACCACAGCACGGCCAAGAAGAGACGGCAAGCGGAGGTCGTTGGAGACGCTAAAGCTAATGTTCCGGAGAAAGCAACGAGGAGGACGGCCAGGAAGAAACTGGTCCTCCCTCAGGACACACCACAG GCTGCAGTCCAACTCCAGCCCACTGAGGTGACCCAGCAGCCTACAGCTCCTGCAGCCCCAGTTTCTACACACACTGCTGAGAACCAGCCTCACTCCCAATCCAGCAGCTCTCCACAGAGGAGTCAAGTCACCAAAAAGAACACTGGAGGACGGGCCAACAAG GCTTTGTGTAAAGAGGACATCGCAGCCCTCAAGGCTCGCCTTCAGAGGATCAAGAAACACGCAGAGGAGATAACCAGTGCTGCTTCTCCCGCTTCAGCTTCCTCAACCCCTCCAACTGGTTCAGCTTCCAACAAATCCACCCCCTCTGTCCCCAAGACTGCCACGTCTGCCACCTCTGATGCTAAGGCCCTCAACTTCAATATAGCACAAGTCAAAGAGCTTGCAGCTAAAGCTCAgcggaggaaggaggagagagaggccGAGGAGAGCAAGTTGAGTGAGGCAcaaacacaggacag TACCGAGCAACCAGCATACCAGCGGTACCACACCCTCGCCCAGGCGGCCCCCCCTGGCCTCTCCCTGCCTTACCAGTACAAGGTGCTGGCTGAGATGTTCAGGAGTATGGACACTGTGGTTGCCATGCTGTACAACCGCTGTGAGACAGCCACCTTCAGCAAGATCAAACAGGGAGTTCAGGACATGATGCACAA gCGATTTGAAGAGAGCCAAATCAGTCAGATAAAGACGGTGTTTCCCGAGGCCTACATATTTAGACAGGAGAAGAACATCCCAACCTTCAACAGCAGCATTAAGAAGGGCAGCTACCAGCTCACTGTGGAGCCCGTCATTCCCTCTG ACCAGAATGAAGTCCGTCCTGCCCTGTCAGCCTCTCGTCTCCTGGAGAGAAGACGCATCTTTCACCTGAATCTGGTCTCCATAGTCAAACAGCACCACAAG GTCTTCCTGTCCTCGTTGGTTCCTCCGGTGTCTATTCCAGAGGACAAACTGACCCGATGGCACCCTCGCTTTAATGTGGACACCGTGCCAGGCGTCTCATCCAGCTCGCTGCCTCAGCCTCCTCAAACTGAGAAACTGGCCACAGCTCAGGAGGTGCTGGATAAGGCTCGCTCACTCATCACACCCAAG ATGGAGAAAGCTCTGGTGTCTCTGGCTCTGAAGACAGAAGATAAAGCTGCAGAGAGTAAAGAGCCAACATCTCCATCAAACCCAGCAGTCCCCCAGACATCAGCTCCATCAGCTGCCCCCGCAGCTCCGATCCCAACTGCCCTGAAAGGAGTGTCCCAGTCCCTGCTGGACAGG ATTCGGGCAAAGGAGGTCCAGAAACTCCAGGCAGCCATGACTCGAAACCCTGCCCAGGAGGACCGCTTGCTGATGATGTCACGGCTCCCTGAGCTGGCCAGGATTCTCCGGAACGTTTTTGTAGCAGAGAAGAAACCGGCTTTAATAATGGAAGTGGCCTGTAACAGGACGGTGGCCAGCTTCAGATCTGCTCTCAGCACAG GTGAAATGGAGAAACATATCCGCCTGTTGGCAGAAGtggcttctgattggctgactatTCATCCAGTCAGGAAGGACTTCTACCTGAAGTTGAACAAGAACATGGAGCTCAGCATTGTTCTGGACAAACTGAGCAGCAGACTgcgagaggaggagaggctcTGA